From the Daphnia magna isolate NIES linkage group LG3, ASM2063170v1.1, whole genome shotgun sequence genome, one window contains:
- the LOC116918354 gene encoding cold shock domain-containing protein E1 isoform X2 has translation MSTNPQWNSSLYSPKPPAPASLLGFGYNGGSNSSSNLLSSSGPAVNGFNNFPSFGRSNSGSGSFFPSQANPASTQFSVNNSQTGSLSPTLGSSSIGHFPIGTFNANSAFSEESIKSPSAAHAGNGNVHRDGGSNSPSNLGSRETGIIEKLLHSYGFIQCCERQARLFFHFSQFDGNIEHLKIGDPVEFEVTYDRRNGKPIASSVSKIAPEVVLSEERVTGTVTTELGTGQQGRISYENRGECFFLPYGKDDVEGNVTLSVGDKVSFQIATSHSGNLGARYIRLENPAHPVRYQGVVCSLKESFGFIERGDVVREIFFHFSEAKGIADTMELGDDVEFTIQTRNGKEVACSIIKLPPGTVVFEDVNPETLKGQVLKPLERGANVAALNTEPLSGRLRYRGRDRSEVEIPFGDKDQKGEYTLRHGDWVQFNVAIDRRDKLERATNIELQDESFVVSGEKRETGVVAAVKDGYGFIKCAERDARVFFHFSEVISQDEEVDQNSEVEFTLSQDQTQPNKQSAVRIKILPPGSVQFEVITQRNIVGTVTREPSSSWAQRSPSRVNGERSADDMGLVSYQLNGIMEHVPFQMRECDVRNSPRLGDEVEFDLAQVKRTKEHIGLNIRIVQRAQVNKSGGKFSENGENTKNETQHSNGEGTKVHKGFIASLKDTFGFIENLAHDKEIFFHYSHFDGDADSLDLGHEVQYTLTGKTPSSGKISAENVKLLKKGTIARHAVDEEILDGIIVRPLRNVNPDQAQYAGLVKLGADNAEEVSYEFGITSLANKKDFLQRGDQVQFQIERTEDGKERATRIRVVRKKLRSTVDAIKGQFGFLNYEMEDGKKLFFHLSEVKDNATLLPNDTVEFVLITNQRTGKSSACNIVKMETQRPDWLAARLRTMSIDENGPRFYVLRQPKGPDGTRGFKIAPRSSMSSNGVSAAKANGDSEALGNA, from the exons ATGTCGACGAATCCACAATGGAACTCATCTCTCTACTCTCCCAAGCCTCCTGCACCAGCTTCCCTCCTCGGATTCGGTTACAACGGTGGTAGTAATAGCAGCAGTAACTTGCTATCATCTTCGGGGCCGGCCGTCAACGGGTTTAACAATTTCCCATCATTCGGACGTTCCAACTCCGGCAGCGGATCATTTTTTCCATCGCAAGCCAACCCTGCGAGTACCCAGTTTTCGGTCAACAACAGCCAAACTGGCTCGTTGTCACCTACGCTTGGATCTTCGTCTATCGGACACTTTCCCATTGGCACTTTCAATGCTAATTCAGCTTTCAGCGAAGAATCCATCAAAAGTCCATCAGCTGCTCACGCGGGTAATGGGAACGTACATCGCGATGGAGGTTCCAATTCGCCTAGCAATCTCGGCAGTAGAGAGACAGGAATAATCGAAAAATTACTG cATTCCTATGGATTCATCCAATGTTGTGAACGCCAAGCCCGcctcttttttcattttagtcAATTCGACGGCAATATTGAACACTTGAAAATAGGAGACCCTGTTGAATTTGAAGTGACTTATGACCGCAGAAACGGAAAACCAATTGCCAGCTCAGTTTCCAAAATTGCTCCCGAAGTG GTTCTGAGCGAAGAGCGTGTTACTGGAACTGTGACAACGGAATTGGGGACTGGGCAACAAGGGCGCATAAGCTATGAGAATCGTGGCGAGTGTTTTTTCTTGCCGTACGGTAAAGATGATGTGGAAGGAAATGTGACACTCTCTGTTGGTGATAAAGTCAGCTTCCAAATTGCCACTAGTCATAG CGGTAACCTGGGAGCACGGTATATTCGTTTGGAAAATCCAGCTCATCCGGTTCGCTACCAAGGAGTTGTGTGTTCGCTGAAAGAAAGCTTTGGATTTATCGAGCGTGGTGACGTTGTGCGGGAAatcttcttccatttttctGAAGCCAAAGGCATTGCGGATACGATGGAACTTGGTGACGACGTTGAGTTTACAATTCAAACCCGAAAC GGAAAAGAAGTGGCTTGCAGTATAATCAAGTTGCCTCCCGGAACTGTTGTTTTTGAAGACGTCAATCCCGAGACTCTCAAAGGACAAGTATTGAAACCCTTGGAGCGCGGGGCCAATGTTGCCGCGCTTAATACGGAGCCACTCTCGGGCAGATTGCGCTACCGTGGACGTGATCGTtcagaagtagaaattccattTGGCGATAAAGATCAAAAAGGCGAATATACACTTAG GCATGGAGATTGGGTCCAGTTCAACGTAGCCATTGACCGTCGCGATAAACTGGAACGGGCTACCAATATTGAATTGCAGGACGAGTCATTTGTTGTCTCAGGTGAAAAACGCGAAACAGGCGTGGTAGCCGCTGTTAAGGATGGTTACGGTTTCATAAAATGTGCCGAAAGAGATGCCCGTGTCTTTTTCCACTTCTCTGAAGTCATTTCGCAAGATGAGGAGGTGGATCAAAATTCAGAAGTGGAATTCACATTGTCGCAG gatcaaacacaACCTAATAAGCAAAGCGCAGTTCGGATTAAGATCTTACCTCCTGGTAGCGTGCAATTCGAAGTAATTACTCAGCGGAACATTGTCGGAACGGTCACCAGAGAACCGTCAAGCAGTTGGGCACAGCGTAGTCCAAGTCGG GTGAATGGAGAGAGATCCGCAGATGATATGGGTTTGGTATCCTACCAGCTCAACGGAATAATGGAGCATGTGCCCTTCCAGATGAGAGAGTGTGACGTCCGCAATAGCCCACGTCTGGGCGACGAG GTTGAGTTTGACTTGGCCCAAGTGAAGCGCACGAAGGAGCATATTGGTTTGAACATTCGCATAGTACAGCGTGCCCAAGTCAACAAGTCTGGCGGCAAATTTTCCGAAAACGGCGAAAACACTAAAAACGAAACCCAACACTCAAATGGGGAGGGTACCAAGGTCCACAAAGGATTCATTGCTTCTCTGAAGGATACGTTCGGTTTCATCGAAAACCTTGCCCACGACAAggaaattttctttcattataG TCATTTTGATGGAGACGCTGATTCGTTGGACCTCGGGCATGAAGTACAGTACACTTTAACTGGTAAAACTCCCTCATCTGGAAAAATATCTGCTGAAAACGTCAAGTTGTTGAAGAAAGGAACCATTGCCCGACATGCGGTTGACGAAGAGATATTGGACGGTATTATCGTTCGCCCATTGAGGAACGTTAATCCCGATCAAGCTCAATATGCCGGTCTGGTTAAATTGGGCGCTGACA ATGCAGAAGAAGTGTCATATGAATTTGGCATCACGAGCTTGGCCAACAAGAAAGACTTTCTTCAACGTGGCGATCAAGTTCAGTTTCAAATCGAGCGAACTGAAGACGGCAAGGAAAGAGCTACTCGGATACGGGTGGTCCGTAAAAAGCTTCGTTCTACAGTCGATGCTATTAAAGGCCAATTTGGATTCCTCAATTACGAAATGGAAGATG GCAAGAAGCTTTTCTTCCATCTTTCCGAAGTTAAAGATAATGCAACTCTTCTACCCAATGATACCGTTGAATTCGTCCTTATTACCAATCAGCGTACAGGGAAATCATCAGCCTGCAACATTGTGAAAAT GGAAACCCAACGTCCGGACTGGCTGGCTGCACGACTTCGTACCATGTCGATCGACGAAAACGGACCTCGCTTCTACGTCCTGAGGCAACCCAAAGGTCCGGACGGTACTCGAGGATTTAAAATTGCTCCTCGTTCATCTATGTCCAGCAACGGAGTATCTGCCGCAAAAGCGAATGGCGACTCCGAAGCTCTAGGCAATGCCTGA
- the LOC116918354 gene encoding cold shock domain-containing protein E1 isoform X1 has product MSTNPQWNSSLYSPKPPAPASLLGFGYNGGSNSSSNLLSSSGPAVNGFNNFPSFGRSNSGSGSFFPSQANPASTQFSVNNSQTGSLSPTLGSSSIGHFPIGTFNANSAFSEESIKSPSAAHAGNGNVHRDGGSNSPSNLGSRETGIIEKLLHSYGFIQCCERQARLFFHFSQFDGNIEHLKIGDPVEFEVTYDRRNGKPIASSVSKIAPEVVLSEERVTGTVTTELGTGQQGRISYENRGECFFLPYGKDDVEGNVTLSVGDKVSFQIATSHSGNLGARYIRLENPAHPVRYQGVVCSLKESFGFIERGDVVREIFFHFSEAKGIADTMELGDDVEFTIQTRNGKEVACSIIKLPPGTVVFEDVNPETLKGQVLKPLERGANVAALNTEPLSGRLRYRGRDRSEVEIPFGDKDQKGEYTLRHGDWVQFNVAIDRRDKLERATNIELQDESFVVSGEKRETGVVAAVKDGYGFIKCAERDARVFFHFSEVISQDEEVDQNSEVEFTLSQDQTQPNKQSAVRIKILPPGSVQFEVITQRNIVGTVTREPSSSWAQRSPSRVNGERSADDMGLVSYQLNGIMEHVPFQMRECDVRNSPRLGDEVEFDLAQVKRTKEHIGLNIRIVQRAQVNKSGGKFSENGENTKNETQHSNGEGTKVHKGFIASLKDTFGFIENLAHDKEIFFHYSHFDGDADSLDLGHEVQYTLTGKTPSSGKISAENVKLLKKGTIARHAVDEEILDGIIVRPLRNVNPDQAQYAGLVKLGADIDAEEVSYEFGITSLANKKDFLQRGDQVQFQIERTEDGKERATRIRVVRKKLRSTVDAIKGQFGFLNYEMEDGKKLFFHLSEVKDNATLLPNDTVEFVLITNQRTGKSSACNIVKMETQRPDWLAARLRTMSIDENGPRFYVLRQPKGPDGTRGFKIAPRSSMSSNGVSAAKANGDSEALGNA; this is encoded by the exons ATGTCGACGAATCCACAATGGAACTCATCTCTCTACTCTCCCAAGCCTCCTGCACCAGCTTCCCTCCTCGGATTCGGTTACAACGGTGGTAGTAATAGCAGCAGTAACTTGCTATCATCTTCGGGGCCGGCCGTCAACGGGTTTAACAATTTCCCATCATTCGGACGTTCCAACTCCGGCAGCGGATCATTTTTTCCATCGCAAGCCAACCCTGCGAGTACCCAGTTTTCGGTCAACAACAGCCAAACTGGCTCGTTGTCACCTACGCTTGGATCTTCGTCTATCGGACACTTTCCCATTGGCACTTTCAATGCTAATTCAGCTTTCAGCGAAGAATCCATCAAAAGTCCATCAGCTGCTCACGCGGGTAATGGGAACGTACATCGCGATGGAGGTTCCAATTCGCCTAGCAATCTCGGCAGTAGAGAGACAGGAATAATCGAAAAATTACTG cATTCCTATGGATTCATCCAATGTTGTGAACGCCAAGCCCGcctcttttttcattttagtcAATTCGACGGCAATATTGAACACTTGAAAATAGGAGACCCTGTTGAATTTGAAGTGACTTATGACCGCAGAAACGGAAAACCAATTGCCAGCTCAGTTTCCAAAATTGCTCCCGAAGTG GTTCTGAGCGAAGAGCGTGTTACTGGAACTGTGACAACGGAATTGGGGACTGGGCAACAAGGGCGCATAAGCTATGAGAATCGTGGCGAGTGTTTTTTCTTGCCGTACGGTAAAGATGATGTGGAAGGAAATGTGACACTCTCTGTTGGTGATAAAGTCAGCTTCCAAATTGCCACTAGTCATAG CGGTAACCTGGGAGCACGGTATATTCGTTTGGAAAATCCAGCTCATCCGGTTCGCTACCAAGGAGTTGTGTGTTCGCTGAAAGAAAGCTTTGGATTTATCGAGCGTGGTGACGTTGTGCGGGAAatcttcttccatttttctGAAGCCAAAGGCATTGCGGATACGATGGAACTTGGTGACGACGTTGAGTTTACAATTCAAACCCGAAAC GGAAAAGAAGTGGCTTGCAGTATAATCAAGTTGCCTCCCGGAACTGTTGTTTTTGAAGACGTCAATCCCGAGACTCTCAAAGGACAAGTATTGAAACCCTTGGAGCGCGGGGCCAATGTTGCCGCGCTTAATACGGAGCCACTCTCGGGCAGATTGCGCTACCGTGGACGTGATCGTtcagaagtagaaattccattTGGCGATAAAGATCAAAAAGGCGAATATACACTTAG GCATGGAGATTGGGTCCAGTTCAACGTAGCCATTGACCGTCGCGATAAACTGGAACGGGCTACCAATATTGAATTGCAGGACGAGTCATTTGTTGTCTCAGGTGAAAAACGCGAAACAGGCGTGGTAGCCGCTGTTAAGGATGGTTACGGTTTCATAAAATGTGCCGAAAGAGATGCCCGTGTCTTTTTCCACTTCTCTGAAGTCATTTCGCAAGATGAGGAGGTGGATCAAAATTCAGAAGTGGAATTCACATTGTCGCAG gatcaaacacaACCTAATAAGCAAAGCGCAGTTCGGATTAAGATCTTACCTCCTGGTAGCGTGCAATTCGAAGTAATTACTCAGCGGAACATTGTCGGAACGGTCACCAGAGAACCGTCAAGCAGTTGGGCACAGCGTAGTCCAAGTCGG GTGAATGGAGAGAGATCCGCAGATGATATGGGTTTGGTATCCTACCAGCTCAACGGAATAATGGAGCATGTGCCCTTCCAGATGAGAGAGTGTGACGTCCGCAATAGCCCACGTCTGGGCGACGAG GTTGAGTTTGACTTGGCCCAAGTGAAGCGCACGAAGGAGCATATTGGTTTGAACATTCGCATAGTACAGCGTGCCCAAGTCAACAAGTCTGGCGGCAAATTTTCCGAAAACGGCGAAAACACTAAAAACGAAACCCAACACTCAAATGGGGAGGGTACCAAGGTCCACAAAGGATTCATTGCTTCTCTGAAGGATACGTTCGGTTTCATCGAAAACCTTGCCCACGACAAggaaattttctttcattataG TCATTTTGATGGAGACGCTGATTCGTTGGACCTCGGGCATGAAGTACAGTACACTTTAACTGGTAAAACTCCCTCATCTGGAAAAATATCTGCTGAAAACGTCAAGTTGTTGAAGAAAGGAACCATTGCCCGACATGCGGTTGACGAAGAGATATTGGACGGTATTATCGTTCGCCCATTGAGGAACGTTAATCCCGATCAAGCTCAATATGCCGGTCTGGTTAAATTGGGCGCTGACA TAGATGCAGAAGAAGTGTCATATGAATTTGGCATCACGAGCTTGGCCAACAAGAAAGACTTTCTTCAACGTGGCGATCAAGTTCAGTTTCAAATCGAGCGAACTGAAGACGGCAAGGAAAGAGCTACTCGGATACGGGTGGTCCGTAAAAAGCTTCGTTCTACAGTCGATGCTATTAAAGGCCAATTTGGATTCCTCAATTACGAAATGGAAGATG GCAAGAAGCTTTTCTTCCATCTTTCCGAAGTTAAAGATAATGCAACTCTTCTACCCAATGATACCGTTGAATTCGTCCTTATTACCAATCAGCGTACAGGGAAATCATCAGCCTGCAACATTGTGAAAAT GGAAACCCAACGTCCGGACTGGCTGGCTGCACGACTTCGTACCATGTCGATCGACGAAAACGGACCTCGCTTCTACGTCCTGAGGCAACCCAAAGGTCCGGACGGTACTCGAGGATTTAAAATTGCTCCTCGTTCATCTATGTCCAGCAACGGAGTATCTGCCGCAAAAGCGAATGGCGACTCCGAAGCTCTAGGCAATGCCTGA
- the LOC116918364 gene encoding outer dense fiber protein 3-B isoform X2: protein MSPALVNGSGGGGGGSTGALTLRRGPIAAEFQGPGPAAVALPSTIGKSTSESTKGRAPAFSFGIRHNPGKTSLGPGPGQYNVARLHHKDDGPAPSISGRPKESKHDITPAPGDYNPEKGGKFVGESSPSFTFGAKVKDERKDNLPAPNAYSLPPALGTGLAPAFSISGRGKLPIDERVLNPGPGAYESGNQDKYKARSPSYSISSRTNIPTDQTQKPGPGAHSPEKIKQESSPAHTFGVKHSPYLGKLKGL, encoded by the exons ATGTCACCGGCTTTGGTTAACGGTAGCGGAGGAGGCGGAGGAGGATCGACAGGAGCCTTGACATTAAGGCGCGGACCGATTGCCGCCGAGTTTCAAGGACCTGGACCAGCAGCTGTGGCCCTGCCCTCCACCATTG GTAAAAGTACCAGCGAATCCACCAAAGGAAGGGCGCCGGCTTTTAGTTTTGGAATTAG GCACAACCCTGGGAAAACGAGTTTGGGTCCCGGTCCTGGCCAGTACAATGTCGCCCGACTTCACCATAAAG ATGATGGACCGGCTCCTTCCATCAGCGGTCGTCCCAAGGAGAGTAAACACGACATCACGCCGGCACCG GGAGACTACAATCCGGAGAAAGGAGGAAAGTTCGTCGGAGAATCGTCACCGAGTTTCACCTTCGGGGCCAAAGTGAAGGACGAACGTAAAGACAACCTTCCAG CTCCCAACGCCTATTCTCTACCGCCCGCCTTGGGTACCGGGTTGGCTCCCGCTTTTTCCATTTCTGGACGGGGCAAATTACCGATCGATGAACGTGTTCTCAACCCAGGTCCAGGTGCCTACGAGTCCGGTAACCAGGACAAGTACAAGGCTCGTTCGCCGTCCTATTCCATCTCGAGCCGCACCAATATACCGACAGACCAAACTCAAAAGCCAGGGCCAGGGGCGCATTCGCCGGAAAAG ATAAAACAGGAGTCCAGTCCAGCTCACACCTTCGGCGTGAAGCACTCGCCCTACTTAGGCAAGCTGAAAGGGTTGTGA
- the LOC116918364 gene encoding outer dense fiber protein 3 isoform X3 yields the protein MSPALVNGSGGGGGGSTGALTLRRGPIAAEFQGPGPAAVALPSTIGKSTSESTKGRAPAFSFGIRHNPGKTSLGPGPGQYNVARLHHKGKDDGPAPSISGRPKESKHDITPAPGDYNPEKGGKFVGESSPSFTFGAKVKDERKDNLPGPGAYESGNQDKYKARSPSYSISSRTNIPTDQTQKPGPGAHSPEKIKQESSPAHTFGVKHSPYLGKLKGL from the exons ATGTCACCGGCTTTGGTTAACGGTAGCGGAGGAGGCGGAGGAGGATCGACAGGAGCCTTGACATTAAGGCGCGGACCGATTGCCGCCGAGTTTCAAGGACCTGGACCAGCAGCTGTGGCCCTGCCCTCCACCATTG GTAAAAGTACCAGCGAATCCACCAAAGGAAGGGCGCCGGCTTTTAGTTTTGGAATTAG GCACAACCCTGGGAAAACGAGTTTGGGTCCCGGTCCTGGCCAGTACAATGTCGCCCGACTTCACCATAAAG GTAAAGATGATGGACCGGCTCCTTCCATCAGCGGTCGTCCCAAGGAGAGTAAACACGACATCACGCCGGCACCG GGAGACTACAATCCGGAGAAAGGAGGAAAGTTCGTCGGAGAATCGTCACCGAGTTTCACCTTCGGGGCCAAAGTGAAGGACGAACGTAAAGACAACCTTCCAG GTCCAGGTGCCTACGAGTCCGGTAACCAGGACAAGTACAAGGCTCGTTCGCCGTCCTATTCCATCTCGAGCCGCACCAATATACCGACAGACCAAACTCAAAAGCCAGGGCCAGGGGCGCATTCGCCGGAAAAG ATAAAACAGGAGTCCAGTCCAGCTCACACCTTCGGCGTGAAGCACTCGCCCTACTTAGGCAAGCTGAAAGGGTTGTGA
- the LOC116918364 gene encoding outer dense fiber protein 3 isoform X1 produces MSPALVNGSGGGGGGSTGALTLRRGPIAAEFQGPGPAAVALPSTIGKSTSESTKGRAPAFSFGIRHNPGKTSLGPGPGQYNVARLHHKGKDDGPAPSISGRPKESKHDITPAPGDYNPEKGGKFVGESSPSFTFGAKVKDERKDNLPAPNAYSLPPALGTGLAPAFSISGRGKLPIDERVLNPGPGAYESGNQDKYKARSPSYSISSRTNIPTDQTQKPGPGAHSPEKIKQESSPAHTFGVKHSPYLGKLKGL; encoded by the exons ATGTCACCGGCTTTGGTTAACGGTAGCGGAGGAGGCGGAGGAGGATCGACAGGAGCCTTGACATTAAGGCGCGGACCGATTGCCGCCGAGTTTCAAGGACCTGGACCAGCAGCTGTGGCCCTGCCCTCCACCATTG GTAAAAGTACCAGCGAATCCACCAAAGGAAGGGCGCCGGCTTTTAGTTTTGGAATTAG GCACAACCCTGGGAAAACGAGTTTGGGTCCCGGTCCTGGCCAGTACAATGTCGCCCGACTTCACCATAAAG GTAAAGATGATGGACCGGCTCCTTCCATCAGCGGTCGTCCCAAGGAGAGTAAACACGACATCACGCCGGCACCG GGAGACTACAATCCGGAGAAAGGAGGAAAGTTCGTCGGAGAATCGTCACCGAGTTTCACCTTCGGGGCCAAAGTGAAGGACGAACGTAAAGACAACCTTCCAG CTCCCAACGCCTATTCTCTACCGCCCGCCTTGGGTACCGGGTTGGCTCCCGCTTTTTCCATTTCTGGACGGGGCAAATTACCGATCGATGAACGTGTTCTCAACCCAGGTCCAGGTGCCTACGAGTCCGGTAACCAGGACAAGTACAAGGCTCGTTCGCCGTCCTATTCCATCTCGAGCCGCACCAATATACCGACAGACCAAACTCAAAAGCCAGGGCCAGGGGCGCATTCGCCGGAAAAG ATAAAACAGGAGTCCAGTCCAGCTCACACCTTCGGCGTGAAGCACTCGCCCTACTTAGGCAAGCTGAAAGGGTTGTGA